In Rhizophagus irregularis chromosome 7, complete sequence, a single genomic region encodes these proteins:
- a CDS encoding uncharacterized protein (SECRETED:cutsite_VTA-SP; SECRETED:prob_0.9043); SECRETED:SignalP(1-21), producing MNLRQIFFALLIVLMATIVTASPLNLDQLIKRKNAQKDESPSKEKDGKVKAMFTSPGHGSFPDGDGP from the exons atgaatttgcgTCAAATCTTCTTTGCTCTCTTGATTGTACTTATGGCTACTATCGTAACAGCCTCTCCTTTGAATTTAGATCAATTAATTAAGAG aaaaaatgctCAAAAAGACGAAAGTCCATCGAAAGAAAAAGACGGCAAAGTCAAGGCTATGTTTACATCTCCTGGACATGGCTCGTTTCCTGATGGGGACGGACCGTAG